In Porites lutea chromosome 1, jaPorLute2.1, whole genome shotgun sequence, a single genomic region encodes these proteins:
- the LOC140947553 gene encoding uncharacterized protein yields the protein MDDTNRDLNWFQELLNNNALDHWWKEKFRVSRDTFEYICQLVGPALQRQNTRMRDAIPVPKRVGASLWRLATGECYRSCGLMVGLAKPTVVKCCHEFVQEICRLQDEFIKFPSTAAEIAKKIKGFDNKSKLPNVVGAIDGSHVPIKAPKINHEDYFNRKHFYSFLVQGIVDTSGLYLSVATGFPGSLHDARLLRLTDVYWAAEDENILMAPTFDLGGTVVRPLIVGDTAYPNKTWLIRPFKDNGGLTRDQRNFNREVSKARIVSEHAFGMTKGRWRVLLKRLDEDSDRIPDTIIACCVLHNICVLRGDELDIDDSDDDDSDDDDDDDDGPPPRLQLRFYKPLFNTLQINRHISP from the exons ATGGATGACACGAATCGAGATCTA AACTGGTTCCAGGAACTTCTAAATAACAATGCACTGGATCACTGgtggaaagaaaaatttagaGTTTCGCGCGATACCTTTGAATATATATGCCAGCTCGTTGGACCGGCGCTCCAGCGGCAAAACACTAGGATGCGAGATGCCATTCCAGTTCCAAAGCGCGTCGGTGCAAGCCTCTGGCGACTAGCTACTGGAGAGTGCTACCGCTCGTGTGGACTGATGGTTGGGTTGGCAAAACCGACTGTTGTAAAGTGTTGCCATGAATTTGTTCAAGAAATATGCCGACTTCAAGATGAGTTTATCAAATTTCCTTCTACTGCAGCAGAGatagctaaaaaaattaaaggcttcgacaataaaagtaaattacctAATGTAGTTGGAGCAATAGATGGAAGCCATGTACCTATTAAGGCCCCGAAAATTAACCATGAAGACTACTTTAACCGGAAACATTTCTACAGTTTTTTAGTACAGGGAATAGTTGATACCTCTGGCCTCTATTTATCCGTGGCTACTGGTTTTCCTGGAAGTCTACATGATGCTCGGCTGCTGCGTTTAACTGACGTTTATTGGGCTGCTGAAGATGAGAATATCCTAATGGCACCTACATTTGACTTAGGCGGAACTGTAGTGCGCCCACTTATCGTGGGAGACACTGCTTATCCAAACAAAACCTGGCTCATCCGACCATTTAAGGATAACGGTGGGCTTACGCGCGACCAGAGGAATTTCAACCGAGAGGTATCCAAGGCGAGAATAGTATCCGAACATGCATTTGGTATGACCAAAGGAAGGTGGAGGGTATTACTTAAGCGCCTAGACGAAGACAGTGACAGAATACCTGACACTATCATCGCCTGCTGCGTGCTACATAACATTTGTGTTTTACGAGGAGATGAACTCGACAtagatgatagtgatgatgatgatagcgatgatgatgatgatgacgacgacggcCCCCCTCCCAGGCTGCAGCTGCGGTTCTACAAGCCCTTGTTCAATACGTTGCAAATCAATAGACATATATCCCCTTGA